A genome region from Arachis duranensis cultivar V14167 chromosome 8, aradu.V14167.gnm2.J7QH, whole genome shotgun sequence includes the following:
- the LOC107462843 gene encoding uncharacterized protein LOC107462843, with translation MSVHDTLRRGLSMAAKNPSIKIILGSSSMARRQILAEMGYEFTIMTADIDEKSIRKEKPEDLVMALAEAKADAIVQKLLIGSNLEKDGPTTLLITADTVVVYQGIIREKPTSEKEAREFIKGYSGSHAGVVGSVMVTNLVTRKRSGGWDSAEVYFHEIPDEVIDNLIDDGVTFRVAGGLMLEHPLTLPFVDAVVGSTDTVMGLSKDLTEKLLLEVL, from the exons ATGAGCGTACATGACACGCTGCGCAGAGGACTATCCATGGCTGCGAAAAATCCTTCGATTAAG ATTATTTTGGGTTCTTCTTCCATGGCTCGAAGACAGATTCTTGCTGAGATGGGATACGAGTTTACAATAATG ACTGCGGATATTGATGAGAAAAGTATCAGGAAGGAAAAGCCAGAAGATTTGGTTATGGCATTGGCTGAGGCGAAG GCAGATGCTATTGTGCAAAAGCTACTAATTGGAAGTAACTTGGAGAAAGATGGTCCCACCACTTTGTTAATTACTGCAGATACT GTTGTGGTGTACCAAGGAATAATCAGGGAAAAGCCAACTAGTGAGAAGGAAGCTCGGGAATTCATCAAAG GATATTCTGGTAGCCATGCAGGTGTTGTAGGATCTGTTATGGTTACTAACCTCGTCACTAGAAAGCGCTCTGGGGGATGGGATAGTGCAGAG GTTTATTTCCATGAAATACCAGATGAGGTCATTGATAATCTg ATTGACGATGGAGTTACATTTAGAGTTGCTGGCGGTTTGATGCTGGAACATCCACTCACATTACCATTTGTAGATGCAGTG GTTGGTTCAACTGATACTGTGATGGGACTTTCCAAAGACCTAACAGAGAAACTCTTACTGGAAGTTCTATAG
- the LOC107462725 gene encoding serine carboxypeptidase-like 40, with translation MGKACSWSLISIFIIILSFCVSEIHGNKQARALDKFFKAKFKAGSQINRGHFEAPEIVHEAATGADVGSQAGLKEKDRIVSLLGQPKVNFSQYGGYVTVDQLAGRAYYYYFVEAQSSKETKPLLLWLNGGPGCSSLAYGAMQELGPFRVNSDGRTLYLNRYRWNHAANVLFLESPTGVGFSYSNRSSDYADFHNGDKKTAADNYVFLVNWLERFPEYKKRDFFIAGESYAGHYVPELAHTILYHNNKANKTIVNLKGILIGNAVINDETDDAGMYDFLASHAIISDNVAHDINTYCDYKSSDPSDQRSLLCDTAGDAFNRATRFIDIYNIYAPLFCPNENLTKRPKKHSLVTDPCSDNYVVAYLNRAEVQEALHANVTKLKYDWQPCSGVMGRWGDSPSTMLPLLHEFLHNGLRLWIFSGDVDGRVPVTSTKYSIKKMNLSVETAWHPWYLFAEAGGYTEVYKGGLTFATVRGAGHQVPSYQPARAFSLLKHFLDGTPLPDTTRYT, from the exons ATGGGGAAAGCATGTAGTTGGTCTCTTATATCCATTTTCATTATTATCCTTTCATTCTGTGTGTCTGAAATACATGGAAACAAACAAGCTCGGGCTCTGGACAAGTTTTTCAAGGCCAAGTTCAAAGCAGGATCACAAATCAACAGGGGGCACTTCGAGGCACCAGAGATTGTGCATGAAGCCGCCACCGGCGCCGATGTGGGTTCTCAGGCGGGCCTGAAAGAGAAAGACAGAATTGTGAGTTTGCTGGGGCAGCCAAAGGTGAATTTCAGTCAGTATGGAGGGTATGTCACGGTTGACCAATTGGCAGGACGTGCctattattattactttgtGGAAGCTCAAAGTTCTAAGGAAACAAAACCTCTTCTTCTTTGGCTCAATGGAG GTCCTGGATGTTCATCCCTTGCCTATGGTGCAATGCAAGAACTTGGACCCTTCCGAGTAAACAGTGATGGACGAACACTTTACCTAAATAGATATCGTTGGAATCAtg CTGCAAATGTTTTGTTCCTGGAGTCACCTACTGGAGTGGGATTTTCTTACTCAAACAGATCATCAGATTATGCTGATTTTCATAATGGTGACAAGAAAACAGCAGCAGATAACTATGTATTCTTGGTGAATTGGTTGGAGAGGTTTCCTGAATATAAGAAGAGGGATTTCTTCATTGCTGGGGAGAGTTATGCAGGGCATTATGTTCCTGAACTTGCACATACTATTCTCTACCATAACAACAAGGCCAACAAAACAATCGTCAACCTTAAAGGAATACTG ATTGGGAATGCAGTGATAAACGATGAAACAGACGATGCTGGAATGTACGATTTTCTTGCAAGCCATGCAATAATCTCAGACAATGTTGCACACGACATCAACACATATTGTGATTATAAGTCTTCAGATCCTTCCGATCAGCGTAGCCTCCTGTGCGATACAGCAGGGGATGCATTTAATAGGGCTACTCGTTTCATTGATATCTACAACATCTATGCTCCACTTTTTTGCCCCAATGAAAACCTCACAAAACGGCCCAAGAAGCACTCT CTTGTTACTGATCCGTGTAGTGATAATTATGTGGTTGCATATCTTAACCGGGCAGAGGTTCAAGAGGCCCTCCATGCGAATGTTACCAAACTCAAGTATGACTGGCAACCTTGCAGTGGTGTCATGGGCAGGTGGGGTGATTCCCCTTCAACCATGCTTCCCCTTCTACATGAATTCCTTCACAACGGACTAAGGCTCTGGATTTTCAG TGGTGACGTAGATGGAAGGGTTCCTGTTACTTCAACAAAGTATTCAATTAAGAAGATGAACCTTTCTGTTGAAACTGCTTGGCATCCTTGGTATCTGTTTGCAGAG GCTGGTGGGTATACAGAAGTGTACAAGGGAGGGTTAACTTTTGCGACAGTAAGAGGAGCAGGGCATCAAGTGCCAAGCTACCAGCCAGCAAGAGCCTTTTCTCTCCTCAAACACTTTTTAGACGGCACCCCGCTTCCAGATACTACAAGATACACTTAA